One genomic window of Polaromonas sp. SP1 includes the following:
- a CDS encoding zinc ribbon domain-containing protein produces the protein MPTYDYDCPQCGSFDALRSVSMRNQAAACPSCGGLSARILSVAPSLALMEDGARRAMDTNERARHEPKRSGDYARLKHPAGCGCCSSGKRGATVTAPNGNKAFPSKRPWMISH, from the coding sequence ATGCCCACCTACGACTACGACTGCCCGCAATGCGGCAGCTTCGACGCGCTGCGTTCGGTCTCCATGCGCAATCAGGCGGCCGCCTGCCCCAGTTGCGGTGGCCTGTCGGCGCGCATTTTGTCCGTCGCGCCTTCGTTGGCGCTGATGGAAGACGGCGCGCGCCGCGCGATGGACACCAATGAGCGCGCCCGGCATGAGCCCAAGCGCTCCGGTGACTATGCGCGGCTCAAGCACCCGGCCGGCTGCGGTTGCTGCTCCAGCGGCAAACGCGGCGCCACGGTCACCGCACCCAATGGCAATAAAGCCTTCCCAAGCAAACGCCCCTGGATGATCAGCCACTAG
- the urtE gene encoding urea ABC transporter ATP-binding subunit UrtE, translating to MLNVNNLHVSYGQSEALHGISFSAKKNETVAIMGRNGMGKTTLFKSLIGILPLKSGTIEVDGLDISKDESYQRVAKGVAYVPQGRMIFPTLTVQENILTGLENAKHKQIPEEIYALFPVLFDMRSRKGGNLSGGQQQQLAIARALVTNPKVLLLDEPTEGIQPSIIKDIAKALNEIRKMREITIVVSEQVLSFAMDVADRLFVIEGGQLVHESTRAGTDTARIKQFLSV from the coding sequence ATGCTCAACGTCAACAACCTCCACGTCAGCTACGGGCAAAGCGAGGCGCTGCACGGCATCAGCTTTTCTGCCAAGAAAAACGAAACCGTCGCCATCATGGGCCGCAACGGCATGGGCAAGACGACGCTCTTCAAGTCGCTGATCGGCATCCTGCCGCTCAAGTCCGGAACGATTGAAGTCGACGGCCTGGACATCTCAAAGGACGAAAGCTACCAGCGCGTGGCCAAGGGTGTGGCCTATGTGCCGCAGGGCCGCATGATTTTCCCGACGCTCACGGTGCAGGAGAACATCCTCACCGGCCTGGAGAACGCGAAACACAAGCAGATCCCCGAAGAAATCTATGCGCTCTTCCCTGTGCTCTTCGACATGCGCAGCCGCAAAGGCGGCAACCTCTCGGGCGGGCAGCAGCAGCAGCTGGCGATTGCCCGCGCGCTGGTGACCAACCCCAAGGTATTACTGCTGGACGAGCCGACCGAGGGCATACAGCCTTCCATCATCAAGGACATCGCCAAGGCCCTGAACGAGATCCGCAAGATGCGCGAAATCACGATTGTGGTGTCGGAGCAGGTGCTGAGCTTTGCGATGGACGTGGCCGACAGGCTCTTCGTCATTGAGGGCGGGCAACTGGTGCATGAAAGCACGCGGGCCGGCACCGACACGGCACGCATCAAGCAGTTTCTTTCCGTCTGA
- the urtD gene encoding urea ABC transporter ATP-binding protein UrtD, with product MTPNDFVLSVEDLTVSFDGFKAIDSLNLYVDQNELRVIIGPNGAGKTTLLDLICGKTRASHGRIKFKNAEMTKLPEYQIVRSGIGRKFQTPSIYENLSVFQNLEVSFPRGRGVFGALFFKRTEEVKARVQAVAAEIGLGEQLDTEAGLLSHGQKQWLEIGMLLMQDPELLMLDEPIAGMSVRERELTAELLKRICKGRAMIVIEHDMEFVKRIADKVTVMHQGKILAEGSMEKVQADPRVIDVYLGH from the coding sequence ATGACCCCCAACGATTTTGTGCTGTCGGTCGAAGACCTGACGGTCTCCTTCGACGGCTTCAAAGCCATCGACAGCCTGAACCTCTACGTCGACCAGAACGAGCTGCGCGTGATCATCGGCCCCAACGGCGCGGGCAAGACCACGCTGCTGGACCTGATCTGCGGCAAGACACGCGCCAGCCACGGCCGCATCAAGTTCAAGAACGCCGAGATGACCAAACTGCCCGAGTACCAGATCGTGCGCTCCGGCATAGGCCGCAAGTTCCAGACGCCGTCGATCTACGAAAACCTCAGCGTGTTCCAGAACCTGGAAGTCTCCTTCCCGCGCGGTCGCGGCGTGTTCGGCGCGTTGTTCTTCAAGCGCACGGAAGAAGTCAAGGCCCGGGTGCAGGCCGTGGCGGCCGAGATCGGCCTGGGCGAGCAGCTGGACACCGAGGCCGGCCTGCTCTCGCACGGGCAAAAGCAGTGGCTCGAAATCGGCATGCTGCTGATGCAGGACCCGGAGCTGCTGATGCTGGACGAACCGATTGCCGGCATGAGCGTGCGTGAGCGCGAGCTGACCGCCGAGCTGCTCAAACGCATCTGCAAGGGCCGCGCCATGATCGTCATCGAGCACGACATGGAGTTCGTCAAGCGCATCGCCGACAAGGTGACCGTCATGCACCAGGGAAAGATCCTGGCCGAAGGGTCGATGGAAAAAGTGCAGGCCGATCCGCGCGTGATCGACGTGTACCTGGGCCACTAA
- the urtC gene encoding urea ABC transporter permease subunit UrtC, protein MNSLKQWIERNGLGNVALLALVLLVAFPLALDLFRLNLVGKYLSYAFVALGLVMLWGYGGVLSLGQGVFFGLGGYGMAMFLKLEASDPITTKIQSTPGIPDFMDWNQITALPIWWKPFQSFPLTLALILVVPTLLAFIIGYAMFKRRVGGVYFAIITQAVALILTVLIIGQQGYTGGVNGMTDLKTILGWDTRTDSAKYILYFLTVGLLLGAIVLCTWIQKSKLGTLLLAMRDKEDRVRFSGYDVAMFRVFAFCFAAMLSAVGGAMFTLQVGFMSPSLVGIVPSIEMVIFAAVGGRMSLVGAVYGALLVNFGKTYFSESFPDLWLFLMAGMFLGVVLAFPDGLAGVYTQRVKPWLAKRFARTQRETVEPPAAPPMAPPPVAAPETPTLPAGLSGQRT, encoded by the coding sequence ATGAACAGCCTCAAGCAATGGATAGAGCGCAACGGCCTGGGCAATGTCGCCCTGCTGGCCCTGGTGCTGCTGGTGGCCTTTCCCCTGGCACTCGACTTGTTCCGCCTCAACCTCGTGGGAAAGTACCTGAGTTATGCCTTCGTCGCGCTGGGCCTGGTGATGCTCTGGGGTTACGGCGGCGTGCTGAGCCTGGGCCAGGGCGTGTTCTTCGGCCTGGGCGGCTACGGCATGGCCATGTTCCTCAAACTGGAAGCCAGCGACCCCATCACCACCAAGATCCAGTCCACGCCCGGCATCCCCGACTTCATGGACTGGAACCAGATCACCGCCCTGCCGATCTGGTGGAAACCTTTCCAGTCCTTTCCGCTCACGCTGGCCCTGATCCTGGTGGTGCCCACGCTGCTGGCCTTCATCATCGGCTACGCCATGTTCAAGCGGCGCGTGGGCGGCGTGTACTTCGCCATCATCACGCAGGCCGTGGCGCTGATCCTCACCGTGCTCATCATCGGCCAGCAGGGCTACACCGGCGGCGTCAACGGCATGACCGACCTCAAGACCATTCTGGGCTGGGACACCCGCACCGACAGCGCCAAGTACATCCTCTACTTCCTCACCGTGGGCCTGCTGCTGGGCGCCATCGTGCTGTGCACCTGGATCCAGAAGAGCAAGCTGGGCACGCTGCTGCTGGCCATGCGCGACAAGGAAGACCGTGTGCGCTTTTCGGGCTATGACGTCGCCATGTTCCGGGTGTTTGCCTTCTGCTTTGCGGCCATGCTCTCTGCCGTGGGCGGCGCCATGTTCACCCTGCAGGTGGGCTTTATGTCGCCTTCGCTGGTCGGCATCGTGCCGTCCATCGAGATGGTGATCTTTGCCGCCGTAGGCGGGCGCATGTCGCTGGTGGGCGCGGTGTATGGCGCGCTGCTGGTGAACTTCGGCAAGACCTATTTTTCCGAAAGCTTTCCGGATCTCTGGCTGTTCCTGATGGCCGGCATGTTCCTGGGCGTGGTGCTGGCCTTTCCTGACGGGCTGGCCGGTGTGTACACCCAGCGCGTCAAGCCCTGGCTGGCCAAACGCTTCGCACGCACACAACGCGAAACGGTCGAGCCGCCTGCCGCCCCGCCCATGGCGCCGCCGCCGGTTGCGGCCCCTGAAACGCCCACGCTGCCTGCCGGTTTGAGCGGCCAGCGCACCTGA
- a CDS encoding ATP-binding protein, translating to MTIATQKIFRIRREYNAWVADESVEDYALRYTSRGFRKWSEWRVGNTAFGAVSFLALEAIGGAIALNYGFTNALWAILVVGLITFFTGLPISYYAARYGVDMDLLTRGAGFGYLGSTITSLIYASFTFIFFALEAAIMALALQMYLDIPIAWCYVISAVVIVPLVVRGITLISRLQMWTQPLWGVLLLLPYLAVLWKNPQAFFDFTGLAGRTSGSSEFDPLMFGAAATVAFSLVVQIGEQVDFLRFLPEKTHANRRRWWAAVLMAGPGWIVLGMLKMLGGAFLAFLVLQHELPAAKAMEPTQMYLAGFAYVFSNPAWVLAATVVFVVVSQLKINLTNAYAGSLAWSNFFARLTHSHPGRVVWLVFNVTIALLLMTLDVFSALEKVLGLYGNVAIAWVGALVADLVINKPLGLSPRGIEFKRAHLYDINPVGLGSMLLAATVAVVAYTGAMGPRAEAFSPFIALGMALVLSPLLAWLTKGRYYIARLPEAVGVPGQMVRCHVCENAFEAEDMAGCPAYGAPICSLCCTLESRCHDRCKTRSRAAEQAEQFLTTLLPSALSGRVNFRVGHYMVVTLSLCALLATVMGMVYTQETAFALSGDLSSLLRSAFVKVFAMLLLIVAVCSWWVVLGSESRRMAQDESNRQNQLLSREIEAHQRTDAALQTAKEVAESANQAKTRYVAGMTHELRTPLNSILGYSQILLKSEALTHTPREAVQTIQRSGEHLLQLVDGLLDLARIEAGRLRLEPIPVPLPDFIEGLVSMVRPQAEAKGVDFIYTHSGRMPAWVQADAKRLRQIIINLLSNAVMFTDKGSVKLHVDCRREVIRFDVVDTGIGIAPQDQQRIFLPFERGAAGRRRGEPGTGLGLTITGLLTALMGGDLTLQSEPDKGSTFSVRLYLREIDDPGPQADPPHQIAGFFGKRRTLLVVDDQPVQRQMLAGMLTPLGFDVKEAASGLECIDSLKDGVPDAILLDISMDDMDGWETALQIRHRGYAEVPIIVVSANVFENQASRLKAAGCQAFVGKPVLESELMDALQRHLGLEWVTSVVSPAPLAASTAGESSLGLPEEARAGLIRLVKLGHVHGLHRLLDRVAADDPALAASCARLRGFVSRCELELLLDHLTEGVDA from the coding sequence TTGACCATCGCCACCCAGAAAATATTCCGCATCCGCCGCGAATACAACGCGTGGGTGGCCGACGAGTCCGTGGAGGACTACGCGCTGCGCTATACCTCGCGCGGCTTTCGCAAGTGGTCGGAGTGGCGTGTGGGCAATACGGCTTTCGGCGCGGTCTCGTTTCTCGCGCTGGAGGCGATAGGCGGCGCGATCGCACTGAACTACGGCTTTACCAATGCGCTGTGGGCCATCCTGGTGGTGGGGCTGATCACCTTCTTCACCGGCCTGCCCATCAGCTACTACGCCGCCCGCTACGGCGTCGACATGGACCTGCTCACGCGCGGGGCGGGCTTCGGCTACCTGGGCTCGACCATCACCTCGCTGATCTACGCGAGCTTCACCTTCATCTTCTTTGCGCTGGAGGCGGCCATCATGGCGCTGGCGCTGCAGATGTACCTCGATATCCCGATCGCATGGTGTTATGTGATCAGCGCGGTGGTGATCGTGCCGCTGGTGGTGCGCGGCATCACGCTGATCTCGCGCCTGCAGATGTGGACGCAGCCGCTGTGGGGCGTGTTGCTGCTGCTGCCTTACCTGGCCGTGCTCTGGAAGAACCCGCAGGCTTTTTTCGATTTCACGGGCCTGGCCGGGCGCACCTCGGGCAGCAGCGAGTTTGACCCGCTCATGTTTGGTGCGGCGGCCACCGTGGCGTTCTCGCTTGTGGTGCAGATCGGCGAGCAGGTGGACTTTTTGCGCTTTTTGCCCGAAAAGACCCATGCCAACCGCCGGCGCTGGTGGGCCGCCGTGCTGATGGCCGGGCCGGGCTGGATCGTGCTGGGCATGCTGAAAATGCTGGGCGGCGCTTTCCTGGCCTTCCTGGTGCTGCAGCATGAGCTGCCTGCCGCCAAGGCGATGGAGCCCACGCAGATGTACCTGGCCGGCTTTGCCTACGTGTTCAGCAACCCGGCCTGGGTGCTCGCGGCGACGGTCGTCTTTGTGGTGGTGTCGCAGCTCAAGATCAACCTCACCAACGCTTATGCGGGCTCGCTCGCGTGGTCCAACTTTTTTGCCCGCCTCACGCACAGCCACCCGGGCCGCGTGGTCTGGCTGGTGTTCAACGTGACCATCGCGCTGCTGCTGATGACGCTGGATGTTTTTTCGGCGCTGGAGAAAGTGCTGGGACTTTACGGCAATGTGGCGATTGCCTGGGTGGGTGCGCTGGTGGCCGATCTTGTCATCAACAAGCCGCTGGGCCTGAGCCCCAGGGGCATCGAGTTCAAGCGCGCGCACCTCTACGACATCAACCCGGTGGGGCTGGGCTCCATGCTGCTGGCGGCCACGGTGGCGGTGGTGGCCTACACCGGCGCCATGGGGCCGCGGGCCGAGGCGTTTTCGCCCTTCATCGCACTGGGCATGGCGCTGGTGCTCTCGCCGCTGCTGGCGTGGCTCACCAAGGGGCGCTACTACATCGCCCGCCTGCCCGAGGCCGTGGGGGTGCCGGGCCAGATGGTGCGCTGCCATGTGTGCGAGAACGCCTTCGAGGCCGAAGACATGGCCGGCTGCCCGGCTTACGGCGCGCCCATCTGTTCGCTGTGCTGCACGCTGGAGTCGCGCTGCCACGACCGCTGCAAGACGCGCTCACGCGCCGCCGAGCAGGCGGAGCAGTTTTTGACCACGCTGCTGCCCAGCGCGTTGTCGGGCCGCGTGAACTTTCGCGTCGGCCACTACATGGTGGTGACGCTGTCGCTGTGCGCCCTGCTGGCCACCGTGATGGGCATGGTGTACACACAGGAGACCGCCTTTGCCCTGTCGGGTGATCTCTCCAGCCTCTTGCGCTCGGCCTTTGTGAAAGTGTTCGCCATGCTGCTGCTCATCGTTGCGGTGTGCAGCTGGTGGGTGGTGCTGGGCAGTGAAAGCCGGCGCATGGCGCAGGACGAGTCGAACCGGCAGAACCAGCTGCTGTCGCGTGAGATCGAGGCGCACCAGCGCACCGATGCGGCGCTGCAGACCGCCAAGGAAGTGGCCGAGTCGGCCAACCAGGCCAAGACGCGTTATGTGGCCGGCATGACGCACGAGCTGCGCACGCCGCTCAACAGCATCCTGGGGTACTCGCAAATCCTGCTCAAGAGCGAGGCCCTCACCCACACCCCGCGCGAAGCCGTGCAAACCATCCAGCGCAGCGGCGAGCATTTGCTGCAGCTGGTCGACGGCCTGCTGGACCTGGCGCGCATCGAGGCCGGCCGCTTGCGCCTGGAGCCCATTCCCGTGCCGCTGCCCGACTTTATCGAGGGGCTGGTCAGCATGGTGCGCCCGCAGGCCGAAGCCAAGGGTGTGGACTTCATCTACACCCACAGCGGCCGCATGCCGGCCTGGGTGCAGGCCGACGCCAAGCGGCTGCGCCAGATCATCATCAACCTGCTGAGCAACGCGGTGATGTTTACCGACAAGGGCAGCGTGAAGCTGCATGTCGATTGCCGGCGCGAAGTGATCCGCTTTGATGTGGTGGACACCGGCATCGGCATTGCGCCGCAAGACCAGCAGCGAATCTTTTTGCCCTTTGAGCGCGGGGCAGCCGGCCGCCGCCGCGGCGAGCCGGGCACCGGGCTGGGCCTGACCATCACCGGCCTGCTCACGGCGCTGATGGGCGGCGATTTGACGCTGCAGAGCGAGCCCGACAAAGGCAGCACCTTCAGCGTGCGGCTGTATTTGCGCGAGATCGACGACCCGGGCCCGCAGGCCGACCCGCCGCACCAGATCGCCGGCTTCTTCGGCAAGCGCAGGACGCTGCTGGTGGTGGACGACCAGCCGGTGCAGCGCCAGATGCTGGCCGGCATGCTCACGCCGCTGGGCTTTGACGTGAAAGAAGCGGCCAGCGGCCTCGAATGCATCGACAGCCTGAAAGACGGTGTGCCCGACGCCATCCTGCTCGACATCAGCATGGACGACATGGACGGGTGGGAAACAGCGCTGCAGATACGCCACCGTGGTTATGCGGAGGTGCCCATCATCGTGGTGTCGGCCAATGTGTTTGAGAACCAGGCCTCGCGCCTCAAGGCGGCGGGCTGCCAGGCGTTTGTCGGCAAGCCGGTGCTGGAGTCCGAGCTGATGGACGCCTTGCAGCGCCACCTGGGGCTGGAGTGGGTGACTTCTGTGGTTTCGCCGGCGCCGCTGGCGGCCAGCACGGCCGGGGAGAGCTCACTGGGCCTGCCCGAGGAGGCCCGCGCTGGGCTCATCCGCCTGGTGAAACTGGGCCATGTGCACGGCCTGCACCGGTTGCTGGACCGCGTCGCGGCCGACGACCCCGCGCTGGCCGCCAGCTGCGCCCGGCTGCGCGGATTTGTCAGCCGCTGTGAGCTGGAACTGCTGCTCGATCATTTGACGGAGGGCGTCGATGCTTGA
- the fmdA gene encoding formamidase, giving the protein MTDTLIKVDLTKSPTLNENIHNRWHPDIPMACWVNPGDDFILETFDWTGGFIKNNDSADDVRDIDLSTVHYLSGPVGVKGAEPGDLLVVDLLDIGAKQDSLWGFNGFFSKKNGGGFLTDHFPEAQKSIWDFKGMFTSSRHVPGVNFAGLIHPGLIGCLPDKAMLEMWNTREQALIDSDPTRTGLANPPSAGTAHMGKMTGAARDKAAAEGARTVPPREHGGNCDIKDLSRGSKVYFPVYVDGAGLSVGDLHFSQGDGEITFCGAIEMAGWVHMKVTLIKGGMAKYGIKNPIFKPSVITPRYDDYLIFEGISVDEAGKQYYLDVNVAYRQACLNAIEYLKKFGYSGAQAYSILGTAPVQGHISGVVDVPNSCATLWLPTGIFDFDINPNASGPIKHIDGKISMPLSHDLP; this is encoded by the coding sequence ATGACCGACACGCTGATCAAGGTTGACCTGACAAAGTCGCCCACCCTCAACGAAAACATCCACAACCGCTGGCACCCGGACATCCCCATGGCCTGCTGGGTCAACCCGGGCGATGACTTCATCCTGGAAACCTTTGACTGGACCGGCGGCTTCATCAAGAACAACGACAGCGCCGACGACGTGCGCGACATCGACCTCAGCACGGTGCATTACCTCTCGGGCCCGGTGGGCGTCAAAGGCGCGGAACCCGGCGACCTGCTGGTGGTGGACCTGCTGGACATAGGCGCCAAGCAGGACAGCCTCTGGGGTTTTAACGGTTTCTTCAGCAAGAAGAACGGCGGCGGCTTTTTGACCGACCATTTCCCCGAAGCGCAGAAATCGATCTGGGACTTCAAGGGCATGTTCACCAGTTCGCGCCACGTGCCGGGGGTCAACTTCGCCGGGCTGATCCACCCCGGCCTGATCGGCTGCCTGCCTGACAAGGCCATGCTGGAGATGTGGAACACGCGCGAACAGGCGCTGATCGACAGCGACCCGACACGCACGGGCCTGGCCAACCCGCCCTCGGCCGGCACCGCCCACATGGGCAAGATGACGGGCGCCGCGCGCGACAAGGCCGCGGCCGAGGGCGCGCGCACCGTGCCGCCGCGCGAACACGGCGGCAACTGCGACATCAAGGATTTGTCGCGCGGCTCCAAGGTCTACTTCCCGGTGTATGTCGACGGCGCAGGCCTGTCAGTGGGCGACCTGCACTTCAGCCAGGGCGACGGCGAGATCACCTTTTGCGGCGCCATCGAGATGGCCGGCTGGGTGCACATGAAAGTCACGCTGATCAAGGGCGGCATGGCCAAGTACGGCATCAAGAACCCGATCTTCAAGCCCAGCGTGATCACGCCGCGCTATGACGACTATTTGATCTTTGAAGGCATCTCGGTCGACGAGGCCGGCAAGCAGTACTACCTGGACGTGAACGTTGCCTACCGCCAGGCCTGCCTGAACGCCATCGAGTACCTGAAGAAATTCGGCTACTCGGGTGCGCAGGCTTATTCCATCCTGGGCACGGCGCCGGTGCAGGGCCATATCAGCGGCGTCGTCGACGTGCCGAATTCCTGCGCCACGTTGTGGCTGCCGACCGGCATCTTCGACTTCGACATCAACCCGAACGCGTCGGGGCCCATCAAGCACATCGACGGCAAGATCAGCATGCCGCTGTCGCACGACCTGCCCTGA
- the urtB gene encoding urea ABC transporter permease subunit UrtB, which translates to MNLSEMLNIGLMQGFAGLSLFSVLLLMGLGLAIIFGQMGVINMAHGEFMTIGAYTIYLFSHLSETYAPGFVQAYFPFAIVAAFLFAFAVGWLAEWAFIRHLYKRPLDTLLATWGLSLGMQQIFRTTFGAKEVSPTLPDWLMGSWAPAEGLDIPINGMFVMALTLVVTCGVLIALHKSRWGLRVRATVANRVMANATGINTKKTDRLTFAIGCGIAGVAGAAFTTIGSTGPTSGSLYIVDAFLVVTFGGAASLLGTVVSAFGIAQTQSVAEFFMTGSMAKVLTLMTIVTILMLRPQGLFASKVRR; encoded by the coding sequence ATGAATCTTTCCGAAATGCTCAACATCGGCCTGATGCAAGGCTTTGCCGGGCTGAGCCTGTTTTCCGTGCTGCTGCTGATGGGCCTGGGCCTGGCCATCATCTTCGGGCAGATGGGCGTCATCAACATGGCGCATGGCGAATTCATGACCATTGGCGCCTACACCATCTACCTGTTTTCGCACCTGTCCGAAACCTACGCACCCGGTTTCGTGCAGGCCTACTTTCCCTTCGCCATCGTTGCGGCTTTCCTCTTCGCCTTCGCCGTCGGCTGGCTGGCTGAATGGGCTTTCATACGCCACCTGTACAAGCGCCCGCTGGACACGCTGCTCGCCACCTGGGGCTTGTCGCTGGGCATGCAGCAGATCTTTCGCACCACCTTCGGCGCCAAGGAAGTCAGCCCCACCCTGCCCGACTGGCTGATGGGCTCATGGGCGCCCGCTGAAGGCCTGGACATTCCCATCAACGGCATGTTCGTGATGGCGCTCACCCTGGTGGTGACCTGCGGCGTGCTGATCGCGCTGCACAAGTCGCGCTGGGGCCTGCGCGTGCGCGCCACGGTTGCCAACCGCGTGATGGCCAACGCCACCGGCATCAACACCAAGAAGACCGACCGGCTGACCTTTGCCATCGGCTGCGGCATCGCCGGCGTGGCCGGCGCGGCCTTCACCACCATTGGCTCGACCGGCCCGACCAGCGGCTCGCTCTACATCGTCGACGCCTTCCTGGTGGTCACCTTCGGCGGCGCGGCCAGCCTGCTGGGCACCGTGGTCTCGGCCTTCGGCATCGCACAGACGCAATCGGTTGCCGAATTCTTCATGACCGGCTCCATGGCCAAGGTGCTGACGCTGATGACCATCGTGACCATCCTGATGCTGCGCCCGCAAGGGCTGTTCGCCTCCAAGGTCCGGCGCTGA
- the urtA gene encoding urea ABC transporter substrate-binding protein, whose amino-acid sequence MSNDDRDPSSQPSLINRRRLMQGAAAALPLAGLPGWALAQQFPTAKVNTTKLAVTDTEVTVGQLHSATGTMAISETGSIQAEQLAIDQINAMGGVLGRKIKVIKEDGASDWPTFAEKSKKLLVNDKVAAVFGCWTSASRKAVLPIFEKENGMLYYPTFYEGLEQSKNVIYTGQEATQQILYGLDWASKEKKAKTFFLVGSDYIWPRTSMKIGRKHIEGHLSGSKVVGEEYYPLGHTNFNSLINKIKVAKPDCIFIAVVGGSNVAFYKQLKAAGVTAAKQFLLTISVTEDEVLGIGGENMNGFYASMKYFQSLDNPNNKAFVSAFKAKYGKDAVIGDVTQAGYLGPWLWKATVEKAGSFDVDKIAAASAGIELKTAPEGYVKLHENHHLWSKARIGQAQADGQFKVVAESPALIEPNPFPKGYQ is encoded by the coding sequence ATGTCCAACGACGATCGCGATCCATCTTCCCAGCCTTCCCTTATCAACCGCCGCCGCCTTATGCAGGGCGCAGCCGCTGCGCTTCCCCTGGCGGGACTGCCCGGCTGGGCCCTTGCGCAGCAGTTCCCCACAGCCAAGGTCAACACCACCAAGCTGGCCGTCACCGACACCGAAGTGACCGTGGGCCAGTTGCACTCGGCCACCGGCACCATGGCGATTTCCGAGACGGGTTCCATCCAGGCCGAGCAGCTGGCCATCGACCAGATCAACGCCATGGGCGGCGTGCTGGGCCGCAAGATCAAGGTCATCAAGGAGGACGGCGCCTCCGACTGGCCGACCTTTGCCGAAAAATCCAAGAAGCTGCTGGTCAACGACAAGGTGGCCGCCGTGTTCGGCTGCTGGACCTCGGCCTCGCGCAAGGCCGTGCTGCCGATCTTTGAAAAAGAAAACGGCATGCTGTATTACCCGACCTTTTACGAAGGCCTGGAGCAAAGCAAAAACGTGATCTACACCGGCCAGGAAGCCACGCAGCAAATCCTCTACGGCCTGGACTGGGCCTCGAAAGAAAAGAAAGCCAAGACCTTCTTCCTGGTCGGCTCCGACTACATCTGGCCGCGCACCTCGATGAAGATCGGCCGCAAGCACATCGAAGGCCACCTCTCCGGCAGCAAGGTCGTCGGTGAAGAGTACTACCCGCTGGGCCACACCAACTTCAACTCGCTGATCAACAAGATCAAGGTCGCCAAACCCGACTGCATCTTCATCGCGGTGGTGGGCGGCTCCAACGTGGCCTTCTACAAACAGCTGAAAGCAGCCGGCGTCACCGCCGCCAAACAATTCCTGCTGACCATCTCGGTCACCGAAGACGAGGTGCTGGGTATTGGCGGCGAAAACATGAACGGCTTCTACGCCTCCATGAAGTACTTCCAGTCGCTGGACAACCCCAATAACAAGGCCTTCGTCAGCGCCTTCAAGGCCAAGTACGGCAAGGACGCGGTGATCGGCGACGTGACGCAGGCCGGTTACCTCGGCCCCTGGCTGTGGAAAGCGACGGTTGAAAAAGCCGGCAGCTTCGACGTGGACAAGATCGCCGCGGCCTCCGCGGGCATCGAGCTCAAGACCGCCCCCGAAGGCTACGTGAAGCTGCACGAAAACCACCACCTCTGGAGCAAGGCACGCATCGGCCAGGCGCAGGCCGACGGCCAGTTCAAGGTGGTGGCTGAATCGCCGGCGCTGATCGAACCCAACCCCTTCCCCAAGGGCTACCAGTAA